Sequence from the Parvicella tangerina genome:
AAACCGGGCGGTAGGTATCACAATTTTAAAGACTTCATGGGCTTCCCCGCATTGGGAGGAAGTAAAATGACCTACACACCTTTGCCTCCATTGAAGCACCCGTTTGTTGATACATCGAAGCGATTGGTTCCTCAGATCAGGGAGCGAGACATTATGCTGAATTATCCTTATCAGTCATTTGATGTAATCATAGATCTTTTGAGGGAAGCAGCCATCGACCCTAAGGTCACTAAGATTTGTATTAACCTTTACCGAGTTGCAAGTACGAGTAAGATCATTAACGCATTGGTTAGTGCTGTAAGGAATGGGAAGAAAGTGCAGGTGATTGTAGAATTAAGAGCTCGATTTGATGAGCAAAACAACATCTATTGGTCGAATGTCTTACAAGAGGCGGGGGCTGAGATTATTTTCGGAGTTAAAGGCTTGAAGGTACATTCTAAGTTGATCTTGATCGAGCGGAAACGAAAATCTGATTATGAATACATTGCTCACGTTGGTACAGGCAATTTTCATGAAGGCACTGCTCGGATTTATGGTGATACTGCCTTGTTAACCACGGATACCAGAATTGCTTTAGAAGTTAAAAAGGTCTTCGAGTTTTTTGAAAATAACTATAAAGTAAAGCGCTATTCGCACTTGATCATTTCTCCCAATGGTTCCCGAAGAAAGTTTAACCAACTCATCAATAATGAGATCAGGAACGCCAAGCGAGGAGAACGAGCAGAAATTATCCTCAAGCTGAATAATCTGGTTGACGAGGAGTTAATCAAAAAGCTTTACGAAGCCAGTCAGGCAGGGGTCAAGATTGTTTTGATCATTCGAGGAATTTGCTCGCTGGTGCCTGGAGTTAAGGGATGGAGTGAAAATATTGAAGCGATCAGTATTGTAGATCGTTTTCTTGAACATTCGAGAATACTGTATTTTTATGCAGGTGGGGATGAGAAAATTTTTATTTCTTCAGCAGATTGGATGGTTAGAAATCTGGATTTAAGGGTTGAGGTTACCGCACCGATTTATGATGAGGATCTCAAGAAAAAACTAAAAAAAATGTTGGCCATCCAAATCAAATCTAACGTTAAAACGAGATTGTTGGATAGGGAATTGTCTAATACTTACAGGGAGGTGAAAGGAGAGCCAATTAGAGCACAACTTGAGACCTACGAGTACTTCCGTACCAAATATGCCAAAAAGAATAAATGATTGCTTTTTACGTTAACTTAGCGACACGTAATTTGTAGCCATTGAATTTATACTCGAATAAACAGCGCTGGAAACTGGTCCTCTTTGTGGTCGCCTTAGTGATCATTGCCATTGCCATTTGGTATGCAAGTTATATCACCAAAAAGGTAAGAGATGCAGAAATTCAGCGAGTTAATAACTGGGGTGAGACGATTAGAAAGAAAGCAGAATTGGTACGAATTACCAATGAGAGTTTTATTCAAATTG
This genomic interval carries:
- the ppk1 gene encoding polyphosphate kinase 1; translation: MGDKKSEKQDFPIINREISWLSFNSRVLQEAEDKTNPLVERLRFLGIFSNNLDEFYRVRVASVRRMESLDKKTLKEYHVDPTSLLKEISTTVAEQQKKFESIYNGLKEEFKEEGIIFLNEQELDDKQREEVSDYFAEEVRANIIPLMLDKKRELPNLKDKEIYLAIKLSNKKDSKVLYSLIKVPTSAVSRFYVFEQTGPNGETYVILLDDIIRANLSDIYSIFSFDNLEAYTIKFTRDAELDIDDDIASSLLEQISRSLENRKVAEPVRFVHDKEIPDDLLYFLTKKLGIVTSYNIKPGGRYHNFKDFMGFPALGGSKMTYTPLPPLKHPFVDTSKRLVPQIRERDIMLNYPYQSFDVIIDLLREAAIDPKVTKICINLYRVASTSKIINALVSAVRNGKKVQVIVELRARFDEQNNIYWSNVLQEAGAEIIFGVKGLKVHSKLILIERKRKSDYEYIAHVGTGNFHEGTARIYGDTALLTTDTRIALEVKKVFEFFENNYKVKRYSHLIISPNGSRRKFNQLINNEIRNAKRGERAEIILKLNNLVDEELIKKLYEASQAGVKIVLIIRGICSLVPGVKGWSENIEAISIVDRFLEHSRILYFYAGGDEKIFISSADWMVRNLDLRVEVTAPIYDEDLKKKLKKMLAIQIKSNVKTRLLDRELSNTYREVKGEPIRAQLETYEYFRTKYAKKNK